One Actinosynnema pretiosum DNA segment encodes these proteins:
- the nudC gene encoding NAD(+) diphosphatase — MTFELVELPSLSRFTVDRSEPLRGDAERLRAGWPQAKVLVIDRKGRAQVGGRGKLLVRRPAPEFGDTPPDDAVFLGEEEGVPHWAVPLADDETDVSAPATRGRSWFGGELGEEPEWLDLRAVGALLDDTGAGLFTSAVALFHWHRSARFCAVCGGATGSVKAGWARECSACGREEYPRTDAAVICLVHDGADRVLLARGEGWPEGRYSVLAGFVEAGESLESCVGREVLEEVGVRVSDIRYLGSQPWPFPRSLMVAFHAVADPGTPLAPADGEIAEAKWVERSVVAKALAEPGSVPDLLLAPGASIAYRMIQSWVAAGG; from the coding sequence GTGACGTTCGAGCTGGTCGAGCTGCCCTCGCTGTCCCGGTTCACGGTCGACCGGTCGGAGCCGCTGCGCGGCGACGCCGAGCGGCTGCGCGCCGGGTGGCCGCAGGCGAAGGTGCTCGTGATCGACCGCAAGGGGCGGGCCCAGGTCGGCGGGCGCGGGAAGCTGCTGGTGCGGCGGCCCGCCCCGGAGTTCGGCGACACCCCGCCGGACGACGCGGTCTTCCTCGGCGAGGAGGAGGGCGTCCCGCACTGGGCGGTGCCGCTGGCCGACGACGAGACCGACGTCTCGGCGCCCGCCACGCGCGGGCGGTCCTGGTTCGGCGGCGAGCTGGGCGAGGAGCCCGAGTGGCTCGACCTGCGCGCCGTGGGCGCCCTGCTGGACGACACCGGCGCGGGCCTGTTCACCTCGGCGGTGGCGCTGTTCCACTGGCACCGCTCCGCGCGGTTCTGCGCGGTGTGCGGCGGCGCCACCGGGTCGGTCAAGGCCGGTTGGGCGCGGGAGTGCTCGGCGTGCGGGCGCGAGGAGTACCCGCGCACCGACGCCGCGGTGATCTGCCTGGTGCACGACGGCGCGGACCGGGTGCTGCTGGCGCGCGGCGAGGGCTGGCCGGAGGGGCGGTACTCGGTGCTCGCCGGGTTCGTCGAGGCCGGCGAGTCGCTGGAGTCCTGCGTGGGCCGCGAGGTGCTGGAGGAGGTCGGGGTGCGGGTGTCCGACATCCGCTACCTGGGCAGCCAGCCGTGGCCGTTCCCGAGGTCGCTGATGGTGGCCTTCCACGCGGTGGCCGATCCCGGCACGCCGCTGGCGCCCGCCGACGGGGAGATCGCCGAGGCCAAGTGGGTCGAGCGGTCGGTCGTGGCGAAGGCGCTGGCCGAGCCGGGCAGCGTCCCGGACCTGCTGCTCGCGCCCGGCGCGTCGATCGCCTACCGGATGATCCAGTCCTGGGTGGCGGCAGGCGGCTGA
- a CDS encoding ROK family transcriptional regulator, with amino-acid sequence MQRKLTVRDLRAGNRARVLRTLYFDRPRSRQEIATLTGLSQASVSTVVGELIGEGTVVEAGQVESDGGRPRVLLRVDPARGVVVGVDVGETHVLVEAFDLTLERLAGIELPAPRPLTPEAVAACVLRGVRRVLDDAGAPGPVLGVGVGVPGSVDGGVVHAQTIGWHGAPLERLLRAGLDVPLHLDNGANTLGQAEAWFGAGRGAPTVVVALIGSGVGASVVVAGAPYRGAFGGAGEWGHTTVALDGARCRCGAHGCLEAYLGAGALVDRHRALALNADGDNVDGGTAGGTAGGTAGGTAGGTADEDTAGGTVAEDTVAEDQERAFRSLLAARTPEAERVLAEAVRYAGLGIGNLVNLLNPTRVVVGGWAGLLLGERFLAEIRAEAGAHALRRSFEQVEVVLGELGAESVALGAATLPVADFLASGGVAASGQGVYRVTADRRTSPL; translated from the coding sequence GTGCAACGCAAGTTGACCGTGCGCGACCTGCGCGCGGGCAACCGGGCGCGGGTCCTGCGCACCCTGTACTTCGACCGACCGCGCAGCAGGCAGGAGATCGCCACCCTCACCGGCCTGAGCCAGGCCTCCGTGAGCACCGTCGTGGGCGAGCTGATCGGCGAGGGCACCGTGGTCGAGGCGGGCCAGGTCGAGTCCGACGGCGGTCGCCCCCGCGTGCTGCTGCGGGTCGACCCGGCGCGCGGCGTCGTCGTCGGCGTGGACGTGGGCGAGACGCACGTGCTGGTGGAGGCGTTCGACCTCACCCTGGAGCGCCTGGCGGGCATCGAGCTGCCCGCGCCCCGCCCGCTGACCCCCGAGGCCGTGGCCGCCTGCGTCCTGCGCGGCGTCCGCCGGGTGCTGGACGACGCGGGCGCGCCCGGCCCGGTCCTGGGCGTGGGCGTCGGCGTGCCCGGCTCCGTGGACGGCGGGGTGGTGCACGCCCAGACCATCGGCTGGCACGGCGCCCCGCTGGAGCGCCTGCTCCGGGCCGGGCTGGACGTGCCGCTGCACCTGGACAACGGGGCCAACACCCTCGGCCAGGCCGAGGCGTGGTTCGGCGCGGGCCGGGGCGCGCCCACCGTGGTGGTGGCGCTGATCGGCTCCGGCGTGGGCGCCAGCGTCGTGGTGGCGGGCGCGCCGTACCGGGGCGCGTTCGGCGGCGCGGGGGAGTGGGGGCACACGACCGTGGCGCTGGACGGCGCGCGGTGCCGGTGCGGCGCCCACGGCTGCCTGGAGGCGTACCTGGGCGCCGGGGCGCTGGTGGACCGCCACCGGGCGCTCGCGCTGAACGCGGACGGGGACAACGTGGACGGGGGCACCGCCGGGGGCACCGCCGGGGGCACCGCCGGGGGCACCGCCGGGGGCACCGCCGACGAGGACACCGCCGGGGGCACCGTCGCCGAGGACACCGTGGCCGAGGACCAGGAGCGGGCCTTCCGCTCCCTGCTGGCCGCCCGCACCCCGGAGGCCGAGCGGGTCCTGGCCGAGGCGGTCCGCTACGCGGGCCTGGGCATCGGCAACCTGGTCAACCTGCTGAACCCGACCCGCGTGGTCGTGGGCGGCTGGGCCGGGCTGCTGCTGGGCGAGCGGTTCCTGGCCGAGATCCGGGCCGAGGCGGGCGCGCACGCCCTGCGCCGCTCGTTCGAGCAGGTCGAGGTGGTGCTGGGGGAGCTGGGCGCGGAGTCGGTGGCGCTGGGCGCGGCGACCCTGCCGGTGGCGGACTTCCTGGCGAGCGGCGGGGTGGCCGCGAGCGGCCAGGGCGTCTACCGCGTGACTGCGGACCGTCGGACTTCGCCGTTGTGA
- a CDS encoding neutral zinc metallopeptidase yields the protein MISGVLVLGVGLVGAVASAIGGAGSSTYSGQSTFSYTPLPSSTFTQRSPAPTTTTTAPSGPPTTTRPPSTSAQTAPKAVFKLGDHPLHRGDVGAFDIQGCPLPGMDYSPAGQERFLRAALPCIEAAWKPTFQRTNLPYQPVELAVVTSRMTNSCGTVEPGATARYCNGTIFWTPAYYSAEQGPANANHPGKYLGQLAHEYGHHVQWLAGILKAAGQAQYDRGGWDTPAGLDLNRRLELQATCFGGMTLAPFSHGAIPTDVIQHALTDASNRGDNPNLNRDHGSTQSNSSWVNHGFKNNSTSACNTWTADANAVS from the coding sequence GTGATCAGCGGCGTGCTGGTGCTCGGGGTCGGGCTGGTCGGCGCGGTCGCCTCGGCGATCGGCGGCGCCGGGAGCAGCACCTACTCCGGGCAGTCCACGTTCAGCTACACCCCGCTGCCGAGCTCCACGTTCACCCAGCGGAGCCCCGCCCCCACCACCACGACGACCGCCCCGAGCGGGCCGCCGACCACGACCAGGCCGCCGTCGACGAGCGCCCAGACCGCGCCGAAGGCGGTGTTCAAGCTCGGCGACCACCCGCTGCACCGCGGCGACGTGGGCGCGTTCGACATCCAGGGCTGCCCGCTGCCCGGCATGGACTACTCGCCCGCCGGTCAGGAGCGGTTCCTGCGGGCGGCGCTGCCGTGCATCGAGGCGGCCTGGAAGCCGACGTTCCAGCGGACGAACCTGCCGTACCAGCCGGTGGAGCTGGCGGTCGTGACGTCCCGGATGACGAACTCGTGCGGCACGGTCGAGCCGGGGGCGACCGCCCGGTACTGCAACGGCACGATCTTCTGGACGCCCGCCTACTACTCGGCCGAGCAGGGCCCGGCGAACGCGAACCACCCCGGCAAGTACCTGGGGCAGCTCGCGCACGAGTACGGGCACCACGTGCAGTGGCTCGCGGGCATCCTCAAGGCCGCCGGGCAGGCGCAGTACGACCGGGGCGGCTGGGACACCCCGGCCGGGCTGGACCTGAACCGCAGGCTGGAGCTCCAGGCGACCTGCTTCGGCGGGATGACGCTGGCCCCGTTCTCGCACGGCGCGATCCCCACCGACGTGATCCAGCACGCGCTGACCGACGCGAGCAACCGGGGGGACAACCCGAACCTGAACCGCGACCACGGTTCAACCCAGAGCAACTCCAGCTGGGTGAACCATGGGTTCAAGAACAACAGCACCAGCGCGTGCAACACTTGGACGGCCGACGCGAACGCCGTCAGCTAG
- a CDS encoding HU family DNA-binding protein → MNKAELVSAIAETADVEKAVATRALDAVLDSITKALAQGDDVVLTGFGSFTVKERAARTGRNPQTGEAIEIAASKAVGFKVGKALKDAVN, encoded by the coding sequence GTGAACAAGGCCGAACTGGTCAGTGCGATCGCCGAGACCGCCGACGTCGAGAAGGCGGTGGCGACCCGCGCGCTCGACGCGGTGCTCGACTCGATCACCAAGGCGCTGGCGCAGGGCGACGACGTGGTGCTGACGGGCTTCGGCTCCTTCACCGTCAAGGAGCGCGCCGCTCGGACCGGCCGGAACCCGCAGACCGGCGAGGCCATCGAGATCGCCGCGAGCAAGGCGGTGGGCTTCAAGGTGGGCAAGGCCCTCAAGGACGCCGTCAACTGA
- a CDS encoding CGNR zinc finger domain-containing protein — protein MRVDGEALLLSLLNSTPVVAGRPTDELGDDGRAGPWFAANGVPDGPEDRRQVRRARDLLQAVVRGDEPPGALGPVLAGVVSRAVVDDSGVTWEVDADGARGAVVAAVLAWDAVHRGRPGRLRACANDECARFLLDRSKSNNARWCSMAACGNKLKARRHYRRAREGAGSDAGAGGGAGSAGGAGSAG, from the coding sequence ATGCGGGTGGACGGCGAGGCGCTGCTGTTGTCGCTGCTCAACAGCACGCCGGTGGTGGCGGGGCGGCCGACCGACGAGCTGGGGGACGACGGGCGCGCGGGGCCGTGGTTCGCGGCCAACGGGGTGCCGGACGGGCCGGAGGACCGGCGTCAGGTGCGGCGGGCGCGCGACCTGCTCCAGGCCGTGGTGCGCGGCGACGAGCCGCCGGGCGCGCTGGGGCCGGTGCTGGCGGGGGTGGTGTCGCGGGCGGTGGTCGACGACTCCGGGGTGACCTGGGAGGTCGACGCGGACGGGGCGCGCGGCGCGGTCGTGGCGGCGGTGCTGGCCTGGGACGCGGTGCACCGGGGGCGGCCGGGGCGGCTGCGGGCGTGCGCGAACGACGAGTGCGCGCGGTTCCTGCTGGACCGGAGCAAGTCCAACAACGCCCGGTGGTGCTCGATGGCGGCGTGCGGGAACAAGCTCAAGGCCCGGCGGCACTACCGGCGGGCGCGGGAGGGGGCGGGCTCGGACGCGGGTGCGGGCGGGGGCGCGGGCTCGGCCGGAGGCGCGGGCTCGGCCGGGTGA
- a CDS encoding M16 family metallopeptidase, translating to MALPELHRFTLPNGLRVVLAPDPSAPVIGVSVHYDVGFRSEPEGRTGFAHLFEHLMFQGSESLEKLAHFRHVQSSGGTFNGSTHPDYTDYYQVLPSAALERALFLEADRMRAPKLTEENLRNQIDVVKEEIRLNVLNRPYGGFPWILLPALLFQTFPNAHNGYGDFTDLENATVDDCAAFFDTYYAPGNAVLTVAGDIAVDEAKSLVEKHFGDVPARPVPERPSFAEPAPKGELRSEHVDAHAPMPAVALGYRIPDPVHDLDAYLVYPVLAGVLTDGDGSRLQQRLVHKDALVVDVGAGCGLFGPLEARDPDVFTVTAIHPAEHGVDKVVAAVDEELARLAEEGPSEEELAKVTARWVAGMHREHDRLTSRTLGLGASELLFGRAELLYELPGKLAAVTADQVAAAAKALRADSRAVLTVKPAAGGSE from the coding sequence ATGGCGCTACCCGAACTGCACAGGTTCACCCTCCCCAACGGACTCCGGGTGGTGCTCGCCCCCGATCCCAGCGCCCCGGTCATCGGGGTGAGCGTCCATTACGACGTCGGCTTCCGGTCGGAGCCCGAGGGGCGCACCGGGTTCGCGCACCTCTTCGAGCACCTGATGTTCCAGGGCAGCGAGAGCCTGGAGAAGCTGGCGCACTTCCGCCACGTCCAGTCCTCCGGCGGCACCTTCAACGGGTCGACCCACCCGGACTACACGGACTACTACCAGGTCCTGCCCTCGGCGGCCCTGGAGCGCGCGCTGTTCCTGGAAGCCGACCGGATGCGCGCGCCCAAGCTCACCGAGGAGAACCTGCGCAACCAGATCGACGTGGTGAAGGAGGAGATCCGCCTCAACGTGCTCAACCGGCCGTACGGCGGCTTCCCCTGGATCCTGCTCCCCGCGCTGCTGTTCCAGACCTTCCCCAACGCCCACAACGGGTACGGCGACTTCACCGACCTGGAGAACGCCACCGTCGACGACTGCGCCGCGTTCTTCGACACCTACTACGCGCCGGGCAACGCGGTGCTCACCGTCGCCGGTGACATCGCGGTGGACGAGGCGAAGTCGTTGGTGGAGAAGCACTTCGGCGACGTCCCGGCCCGCCCGGTGCCGGAGCGGCCCTCGTTCGCCGAGCCCGCGCCGAAGGGCGAGCTGCGCTCCGAGCACGTCGACGCGCACGCCCCCATGCCCGCCGTGGCGCTGGGCTACCGCATCCCCGACCCGGTGCACGACCTGGACGCGTACCTGGTCTACCCGGTGCTCGCGGGCGTGCTGACCGACGGCGACGGCTCGCGCCTCCAGCAGCGCCTGGTGCACAAGGACGCGCTGGTCGTGGACGTCGGCGCGGGCTGCGGCCTGTTCGGGCCGCTGGAGGCCCGCGACCCCGACGTCTTCACCGTCACCGCCATCCACCCGGCCGAGCACGGCGTCGACAAGGTCGTCGCCGCGGTGGACGAGGAGCTGGCCAGGCTCGCCGAGGAGGGCCCCTCCGAGGAGGAGCTGGCCAAGGTGACCGCCCGCTGGGTCGCCGGGATGCACCGCGAGCACGACCGGCTCACCAGCCGCACCCTCGGCCTCGGCGCCTCCGAGCTGCTGTTCGGGCGCGCCGAGCTGCTGTACGAACTGCCCGGCAAGCTGGCCGCGGTCACCGCGGACCAGGTCGCCGCCGCCGCCAAGGCGCTGCGAGCCGACTCGCGCGCCGTCCTGACCGTCAAGCCCGCCGCTGGAGGTTCCGAGTGA
- a CDS encoding DUF2207 domain-containing protein, with protein MLRNWAAVALCFVALCSTAGAAVAQPGSTGALPGSVASEVRLKLERDGALSVTDVVTVPDGMTAQRVLPLRVAMGGDRDRLFQVTDAAVDGPGTAEATEDELRYTLRAGTSTVTYRVLGAVAESGDVLEVRWRPVSGWDVPIDRVALSVIAPEPPRSITCLSGPPESSTPCTSAELGDGRGSRATELTLAPGERVDLTFGLEGGVAPPNAVFAASGGLAAAFALTPSSITGLVVLSLLLAGGATLLWVLRGRDARALEGAVGPVEVLVADAQGRVAFASPDGVLPGQVGTVVDEHVDVVDVTATAVDLAVRNYLWIEEVGDVDWRIVRRNPADAALSGYEREVYRALLPDGVDAVLLSELRSRGVDLAAVRSELYADVVARDWFARRPDAERTLWWWAGIGLAVLGAVLTAAFALLAGPALLGLVVVVAGGALAWGSRWMPARTSRGSALLAQVRGLRGYLHAAGPSDVPEADRQVVFSRSLPYAVVLGETERWLAAFAGTRTELHWFGEERRTGDLTRFAQRFPGFLRALDGVLAQAGHLRSLG; from the coding sequence GTGTTGAGAAATTGGGCAGCGGTCGCGCTCTGCTTCGTCGCGCTGTGCTCGACCGCGGGCGCGGCGGTGGCGCAACCGGGCAGCACCGGCGCGCTGCCCGGTTCGGTGGCGTCCGAGGTGCGCCTCAAGCTGGAACGTGATGGGGCACTCAGCGTCACCGACGTCGTCACCGTACCCGATGGGATGACAGCCCAGCGCGTGCTCCCGCTGCGGGTCGCGATGGGGGGTGACCGGGACCGGCTGTTCCAGGTCACCGACGCGGCGGTGGACGGTCCGGGCACGGCGGAGGCCACCGAGGACGAGCTCCGGTACACCCTCCGGGCGGGCACCTCGACGGTCACCTACCGCGTCCTGGGCGCGGTCGCCGAGTCCGGCGACGTGCTGGAGGTGCGCTGGCGCCCGGTGAGCGGCTGGGACGTGCCGATCGACCGGGTCGCCCTGTCGGTGATCGCCCCCGAGCCGCCCCGCTCCATCACCTGCCTGTCCGGCCCGCCGGAGAGCTCCACCCCGTGCACCAGCGCCGAGCTGGGCGACGGCCGGGGCTCCCGCGCCACCGAGCTGACCCTCGCCCCCGGCGAGCGGGTCGACCTCACGTTCGGGCTGGAGGGCGGGGTCGCCCCGCCCAACGCCGTCTTCGCCGCGAGCGGCGGGCTGGCCGCCGCGTTCGCGCTCACCCCGTCCTCGATCACCGGCCTGGTCGTGCTGTCCCTGCTGCTCGCGGGCGGCGCCACCCTGCTGTGGGTGCTGCGCGGCCGGGACGCGCGGGCGCTGGAGGGCGCGGTCGGCCCGGTGGAGGTGCTGGTCGCCGACGCGCAGGGGCGGGTGGCGTTCGCCTCGCCGGACGGCGTGCTGCCCGGCCAGGTCGGCACGGTCGTGGACGAGCACGTGGACGTGGTCGACGTCACCGCCACCGCCGTCGACCTGGCGGTGCGCAACTACCTGTGGATCGAGGAGGTCGGCGACGTCGACTGGCGGATCGTGCGCCGCAACCCGGCCGACGCCGCGCTGTCCGGCTACGAGCGCGAGGTGTACCGGGCGCTGCTGCCGGACGGGGTGGACGCGGTGCTGCTGTCCGAGCTGCGCTCGCGCGGCGTGGACCTGGCGGCGGTGCGCTCCGAGCTGTACGCCGACGTGGTCGCCCGCGACTGGTTCGCCCGGCGGCCCGACGCCGAGCGCACCCTGTGGTGGTGGGCGGGCATCGGGCTGGCGGTGCTCGGCGCGGTGCTGACCGCGGCCTTCGCGCTGCTCGCCGGGCCCGCGCTGCTCGGCTTGGTCGTGGTGGTTGCCGGTGGCGCGCTGGCCTGGGGCTCGCGCTGGATGCCCGCGCGGACCAGCCGGGGCAGCGCGCTGCTCGCGCAGGTCAGGGGGCTGCGGGGGTACCTGCACGCGGCCGGGCCGTCCGACGTGCCGGAGGCCGACCGGCAGGTGGTGTTCTCCCGGTCGCTGCCGTACGCGGTGGTGCTCGGGGAGACCGAGCGGTGGCTGGCGGCGTTCGCCGGGACGCGGACCGAGCTGCACTGGTTCGGCGAGGAGCGCCGGACCGGCGACCTGACCCGGTTCGCGCAGCGCTTCCCCGGCTTCCTGCGGGCGCTGGACGGGGTGCTGGCCCAGGCCGGGCACCTGCGCTCGCTGGGCTGA
- a CDS encoding helix-turn-helix domain-containing protein, protein MDWGEVGRRVRETRIAAGLSQDQLAVRAGLERSMVAKVEAGRRRVDAIELTRFAASLDVSLAHFLDDRPMVMSRRSATLGEEINTTSDKDLLRVESALFAWWRDVNQLIDEGCLRMREPLIYGGAVRDSHQSRVVAKWVREKLCIGLDPIETLMSVCEQAGQYVLVTDIPGDGASLVEGGVAVAVIASSPDPGRRRATAAHELGHLVLGDEYSTEMGVASSRQERESIVDAFAAELLLPSEVLRSLEGGDLRKDLIRLAATYRTSWALAIRQAKHAEVISLSDARSLKSSNPTRAEFREAIGWVPQPDLGQVLVPPSYADAVMEALRSAKLTPGRAAELMHGEVGLDDLLVVVESELEP, encoded by the coding sequence ATGGACTGGGGAGAAGTCGGGCGCCGCGTGCGCGAGACCAGAATCGCCGCTGGGTTGTCGCAGGACCAGCTTGCCGTTCGGGCGGGACTGGAGCGCAGCATGGTCGCGAAGGTCGAAGCCGGCAGGCGTCGCGTGGACGCGATCGAGCTGACACGGTTCGCGGCTTCGCTGGACGTGTCCCTGGCGCACTTCCTGGATGATCGTCCGATGGTGATGTCCCGACGCTCCGCAACGCTGGGCGAGGAGATCAATACCACTTCCGACAAAGATCTTCTTCGAGTCGAGTCCGCGCTGTTCGCGTGGTGGCGAGATGTGAACCAGTTGATCGATGAAGGATGCTTGCGGATGAGGGAGCCGCTGATCTACGGCGGCGCCGTAAGGGATTCTCATCAATCGCGTGTAGTTGCAAAATGGGTCCGTGAAAAATTGTGCATAGGACTCGATCCGATTGAAACGCTCATGTCAGTCTGTGAACAGGCTGGGCAGTACGTCCTGGTTACGGACATTCCTGGCGATGGTGCCTCCCTGGTTGAAGGGGGAGTTGCTGTGGCGGTAATCGCGAGCAGCCCCGACCCTGGGCGGAGAAGGGCTACCGCCGCTCATGAACTGGGACACCTGGTGCTTGGGGACGAGTACTCCACGGAGATGGGGGTCGCCTCGTCCAGGCAGGAGCGCGAAAGTATCGTGGATGCATTTGCCGCAGAACTCCTCCTTCCTTCCGAAGTGCTGAGAAGTTTGGAGGGTGGGGACCTCAGGAAAGATCTGATCAGACTCGCGGCCACGTATCGCACATCGTGGGCGCTGGCTATTCGGCAGGCGAAGCACGCCGAAGTGATCAGTCTGTCCGATGCTCGATCCTTGAAGAGTTCAAATCCCACTCGTGCGGAATTTCGCGAAGCCATCGGTTGGGTTCCGCAGCCTGACCTGGGTCAAGTTCTGGTGCCACCGAGCTATGCAGACGCGGTGATGGAAGCTTTGCGATCAGCAAAATTGACCCCCGGTCGAGCTGCGGAACTCATGCACGGCGAGGTGGGGCTCGATGACCTGCTTGTCGTGGTGGAATCCGAGTTGGAGCCGTGA
- a CDS encoding alpha/beta fold hydrolase, with translation MTDTRIRHRYATVDGKRLFYREAGDPAKPAIVLLHGFPTSSSMYRDLIPRLAADHHVIAPDHLGFGLSDAPPVTEFDYTFDALADLTAALLAQLGLTRYAIAVQDYGAPIGWRLLLRDPAAITAVITQNGNAYEEGLVPGFWGPVAEYWRERTPETEAGVRAALTEEAIRWQYLTGAPDPELVDPATWQRDHALVSRPGNDLAQLSLFADYATNVALYPRLHEVFRATRVPLLAVWGEHDEIFGPAGARAFATDLPDAEIHLLDGGHFLLETAAAEVAPLVLRFLAEHVPA, from the coding sequence ATGACCGACACCCGAATCCGCCACCGCTACGCCACCGTCGACGGGAAGCGGCTCTTCTACCGGGAGGCGGGCGACCCGGCCAAGCCCGCGATCGTGCTCCTGCACGGCTTCCCGACCAGCTCGTCCATGTACCGCGACCTGATCCCCAGGCTCGCCGCCGACCACCACGTCATCGCCCCCGACCACCTCGGCTTCGGCCTCTCCGACGCCCCGCCGGTCACCGAGTTCGACTACACCTTCGACGCCCTCGCCGACCTCACCGCCGCCCTGCTGGCCCAGCTCGGCCTCACCCGGTACGCGATCGCCGTGCAGGACTACGGCGCGCCGATCGGCTGGCGGCTGCTGCTGCGCGACCCGGCCGCGATCACCGCCGTGATCACCCAGAACGGCAACGCCTACGAGGAGGGCCTGGTCCCGGGGTTCTGGGGCCCGGTCGCCGAGTACTGGCGCGAGCGCACCCCGGAGACCGAGGCGGGCGTGCGCGCCGCGCTCACCGAGGAGGCCATCCGCTGGCAGTACCTCACCGGCGCGCCCGACCCGGAGCTGGTCGACCCCGCCACCTGGCAGCGCGACCACGCCCTCGTCTCCCGCCCCGGCAACGACCTCGCGCAGCTGTCCCTGTTCGCCGACTACGCCACCAACGTCGCCCTCTACCCCCGGCTGCACGAGGTGTTCCGCGCGACGCGGGTCCCGCTGCTGGCCGTGTGGGGCGAGCACGACGAGATCTTCGGACCGGCGGGCGCCCGCGCCTTCGCCACCGACCTGCCGGACGCCGAGATCCACCTGCTCGACGGCGGCCACTTCCTCCTGGAGACCGCCGCCGCCGAGGTCGCGCCCCTGGTCCTGCGCTTCCTCGCCGAGCACGTCCCCGCCTGA
- a CDS encoding M16 family metallopeptidase yields MSAPTSHRSAEEIGRTERGPRPLPELGEHRAAADLASADTTLPSGLRVIAVRRASVPVVELRLRVPFADPADSAVGSTHCAVAEVLANTLLTGTARRGRLDVDTELALVGGELDAVVDPERLAISGNALVSGLDTVLDVLADVLTGATHPEEEVARERARLVERIRLARSQPNVIAREALQTHLYGDHPFAKEMPEVAEVEAVTPEQVRELHARAVLPRGSALVLVGDLDPEAAVAAVAQALSGWTGDGEAVRLRPLPEVVGGDVKFVHRPGAVQSQIRLAGRGLTRTDERYPAFQLANLVFGGFFSSRLVENIREDKGYTYSARSHPEFTPGGATLLVDADTASEVTAAALMETRYELAKLGMVPPTDEEVDTARRYAVGSLLTATSSQGGLASFLVNLAGMDLDIEWFAGHPERLAAVTTEQVAQAALDFFSPGSFTGVVVGDAELLAPKLRALGGVVLP; encoded by the coding sequence GTGAGCGCCCCGACGTCCCACCGCAGCGCCGAGGAGATCGGCCGCACCGAGCGCGGCCCGAGGCCGCTGCCGGAGCTGGGCGAGCACCGGGCCGCCGCCGACCTCGCCAGCGCCGACACCACGCTGCCCAGCGGCCTGCGCGTGATCGCCGTGCGCCGCGCCTCGGTGCCCGTGGTCGAGCTGCGCCTGCGCGTGCCGTTCGCCGACCCGGCCGACAGCGCGGTCGGCTCGACCCACTGCGCCGTCGCCGAGGTGCTGGCGAACACGCTGCTCACCGGCACCGCCCGGCGCGGCAGGCTCGACGTGGACACCGAGCTGGCCCTGGTCGGCGGCGAGCTGGACGCCGTCGTCGACCCGGAGCGGCTCGCGATCAGCGGCAACGCCCTGGTCTCCGGCCTGGACACGGTCCTGGACGTGCTGGCCGACGTGCTCACCGGGGCCACCCACCCCGAGGAGGAGGTGGCCCGCGAGCGCGCCCGCCTGGTCGAGCGCATCCGGCTCGCCCGCTCCCAGCCGAACGTGATCGCCCGCGAGGCGCTGCAGACGCACCTGTACGGCGACCACCCGTTCGCCAAGGAGATGCCCGAGGTCGCCGAGGTCGAGGCGGTCACCCCCGAGCAGGTCCGCGAGCTGCACGCCCGCGCCGTCCTGCCGCGCGGCTCCGCGCTCGTGCTGGTCGGCGACCTGGACCCGGAGGCCGCCGTGGCCGCCGTGGCGCAGGCCCTGTCCGGCTGGACCGGCGACGGCGAGGCCGTGCGGCTGCGCCCGCTGCCCGAGGTCGTGGGCGGCGACGTGAAGTTCGTGCACCGGCCGGGCGCCGTGCAGTCGCAGATCCGGCTCGCCGGGCGCGGCCTCACCCGCACCGACGAGCGCTACCCGGCGTTCCAGCTGGCCAACCTGGTCTTCGGCGGGTTCTTCTCCTCCCGGCTGGTGGAGAACATCCGCGAGGACAAGGGCTACACCTACAGCGCCCGCTCGCACCCGGAGTTCACCCCCGGCGGCGCGACGCTGCTGGTCGACGCGGACACCGCCAGCGAGGTCACCGCCGCCGCGCTCATGGAGACCCGCTACGAGCTGGCCAAGCTCGGCATGGTGCCGCCGACCGACGAGGAGGTCGACACCGCCCGCCGGTACGCCGTCGGCTCGCTGCTCACCGCCACCTCCTCGCAGGGCGGCCTCGCGTCGTTCCTGGTGAACCTCGCGGGCATGGACCTGGACATCGAGTGGTTCGCGGGCCACCCGGAGCGGTTGGCGGCCGTCACCACCGAGCAGGTCGCGCAGGCGGCGCTGGACTTCTTCAGCCCCGGCTCGTTCACCGGCGTCGTCGTCGGCGACGCCGAGCTGCTCGCCCCCAAGCTGCGCGCGCTGGGAGGGGTCGTCCTCCCGTGA